A single region of the Lysinibacillus sp. B2A1 genome encodes:
- a CDS encoding ribonucleotide reductase has product MVLTNHQPEVNKQIEQLNKDIELFPQVHPVTPDMHITHKGVSRLVMIDRYSFKDTEKKTLKAGDFVVLTVKADPKFPARGLGTIQKLDMATKTADILIEEDYRSALDNPKEQETGVITRSIDVLEKPLEIFYEQIAKRNATGLAAVEKSPEKRQEWFEKFYEQLVSLKFIPAGRVIYGAGSETDVTFFNCYVMPFVADSREGISDHRKQVMEIMSRGGGVGTNGSTLRPRNTLARGVNGKSSGSVSWLDDIAKLTHLVEQGGSRRGKHNLSASA; this is encoded by the coding sequence ATGGTACTCACAAATCATCAACCCGAAGTAAACAAACAAATTGAACAGTTAAACAAAGATATCGAGCTATTTCCACAGGTTCACCCTGTAACACCTGATATGCATATTACGCATAAAGGCGTATCAAGGCTTGTCATGATTGATCGCTACTCGTTTAAGGATACGGAAAAGAAAACACTTAAAGCTGGTGATTTCGTCGTATTAACAGTGAAGGCAGACCCAAAATTTCCTGCACGTGGTTTAGGGACAATTCAGAAGTTGGACATGGCTACAAAAACAGCAGATATTTTGATTGAGGAAGACTATCGTAGCGCTTTAGATAATCCAAAAGAGCAAGAAACAGGTGTGATTACGCGTTCAATTGACGTGCTAGAAAAGCCTCTTGAAATATTTTATGAACAAATCGCAAAACGAAATGCAACAGGACTTGCTGCTGTTGAGAAATCACCAGAAAAACGCCAAGAATGGTTCGAGAAGTTTTATGAGCAGTTAGTATCATTAAAATTCATTCCAGCTGGACGAGTTATTTACGGAGCAGGTTCTGAAACAGATGTAACCTTCTTCAACTGTTACGTAATGCCATTTGTAGCAGATTCACGTGAAGGAATAAGTGATCATCGTAAGCAAGTAATGGAAATTATGAGCCGCGGTGGTGGTGTAGGGACAAATGGTTCGACATTGCGTCCACGAAACACACTAGCACGTGGTGTAAATGGTAAATCATCTGGCTCTGTATCATGGTTAGATGATATTGCGAAGCTGACTCATCTTGTCGAACAAGGTGGTAGCCGCAGAGGTA
- a CDS encoding amino acid permease (involved in the transport across the cytoplasmic membrane of D-alanine, D-serine and glycine) → MEQQQLKRDLKNRHVQLIAIGGTIGTGLFLGSGKAIALAGPAIIFAYLIVGIALFFVMRALGELLLSKAGYTSFTDFATEYIGPWAGFVTGWTYWFCWIMTAMADIIAVGVYTKYWFDIPQWIPAIGCLVLLLILNLLTVKLFGELEFWFALIKVITIVALIIIGIIMLFTGFQTSSGTVSVENLWAHGGMFPNGVYGFLMAFQMVVFAFVGVELVGVSAAETADPKKNIPSAINKIPLRILLFYVGALFVILCINPWYEMSAASSPFVQVFTLAGIPIAAGIINFVVLTSAASAGNSGLFSTSRMLYNLGSNKQASASFAKLNKNSVPSNALIVSAIVVSVGALLSKLMPENAFSVVTTISAICFIWVWSIILISHIIYKRKNRALHEASNFKAPFTPFVNYLVLAFFAFLLVVMFISEATRTALLLTPIWFLLLIFIYKMKRTKPIR, encoded by the coding sequence GTGGAACAACAGCAATTAAAACGAGATTTAAAAAATCGGCATGTGCAGCTTATTGCCATTGGCGGGACAATCGGTACAGGATTATTTTTAGGTTCTGGGAAAGCCATTGCACTCGCTGGACCTGCCATTATCTTTGCCTATTTAATTGTCGGCATCGCTCTATTTTTTGTGATGCGTGCATTAGGTGAACTATTATTATCAAAAGCTGGCTACACATCATTTACTGATTTTGCAACAGAATATATAGGACCCTGGGCAGGCTTTGTCACTGGATGGACATATTGGTTTTGCTGGATTATGACAGCCATGGCAGATATCATTGCTGTCGGTGTTTATACGAAATATTGGTTTGATATACCACAATGGATACCAGCGATAGGCTGCTTAGTTCTGCTATTAATCTTAAATTTATTAACGGTAAAATTATTTGGGGAATTGGAGTTTTGGTTTGCCCTCATCAAAGTCATCACTATTGTTGCACTCATTATTATTGGAATCATCATGTTATTTACAGGCTTTCAAACAAGCTCAGGCACTGTGTCAGTGGAAAACCTTTGGGCGCATGGTGGAATGTTCCCGAACGGGGTATATGGTTTCTTAATGGCATTTCAAATGGTTGTTTTCGCTTTTGTTGGTGTTGAACTAGTTGGCGTGTCAGCTGCCGAAACAGCTGATCCTAAGAAAAATATTCCTTCAGCCATCAACAAAATCCCATTACGTATTTTACTATTTTACGTAGGGGCATTATTTGTCATCCTATGTATTAACCCTTGGTATGAGATGTCTGCCGCAAGCAGTCCATTCGTTCAAGTATTTACGCTAGCTGGTATTCCTATTGCAGCAGGTATTATTAATTTTGTTGTCTTGACATCAGCTGCGTCTGCTGGAAATAGTGGTTTATTCTCTACAAGCCGCATGCTTTATAATCTGGGCAGCAATAAACAAGCTTCAGCATCCTTTGCCAAGCTGAACAAAAATAGCGTACCCAGTAACGCGCTTATCGTGTCGGCCATTGTAGTATCCGTTGGTGCCTTATTAAGTAAATTAATGCCTGAAAATGCCTTTAGCGTTGTAACAACTATTAGTGCTATTTGTTTTATTTGGGTATGGAGTATTATATTAATCTCCCATATCATTTATAAACGAAAGAATCGTGCACTTCATGAGGCATCTAATTTCAAGGCACCTTTCACTCCGTTTGTGAACTATTTAGTACTTGCCTTTTTCGCATTTTTATTAGTAGTTATGTTTATTTCTGAGGCCACACGTACAGCCTTACTGCTAACACCTATTTGGTTTCTATTACTCATATTCATCTATAAAATGAAAAGAACTAAACCGATACGCTAA
- the glsA gene encoding glutaminase A codes for MVIEHTNLHQQLVSSWVEEFRPFAKNGQCANYIPALAEKDPLQLAISIVGPSHKEMKAGDTAELFTLQSVSKVVTFILACMDRGLPYVLERVDVEPTGDTFNSIIRLESHHPGKPFNPMINAGAITVSSMLTGNSPQEKMGKILCFLEQMVGKRLKVNDVVFRSEWQTANRNRSLAYYLMDSGFLDCSVEEALEVYLKQCAIEVNVSDLAMIGLVIANDGYHPQLKTQLFPKQVAKLAKALMVTCGMYNASGKFAAFIGLPAKSGVSGAILAAVPSHASMNSPFPDGCGIGIYGPAIDPIGNSVAGVKLLKQLATEWNMNIF; via the coding sequence TTGCGAAAAATGGACAATGCGCAAACTATATTCCAGCACTTGCCGAAAAAGATCCACTTCAATTAGCTATTTCGATTGTTGGACCATCCCATAAAGAAATGAAGGCGGGGGACACTGCTGAACTATTTACCCTTCAAAGTGTGTCAAAAGTAGTTACATTTATTTTAGCGTGTATGGATCGCGGATTACCCTATGTTTTGGAACGAGTAGATGTTGAACCAACAGGTGATACCTTCAATTCTATTATTCGCTTAGAAAGCCATCATCCAGGGAAGCCTTTTAATCCCATGATTAATGCAGGGGCTATAACGGTATCCTCTATGCTTACTGGAAATTCACCACAGGAGAAAATGGGGAAAATCCTTTGTTTTTTAGAGCAAATGGTTGGTAAAAGGTTAAAGGTGAATGATGTGGTTTTTCGATCTGAATGGCAAACAGCTAATCGAAATCGATCTTTAGCATATTATTTAATGGATTCTGGTTTTTTAGATTGCTCTGTCGAGGAGGCATTAGAGGTATATTTAAAACAATGCGCCATTGAAGTAAATGTGTCAGATTTAGCGATGATTGGATTAGTGATTGCCAATGATGGCTACCATCCTCAATTAAAAACACAGCTTTTTCCAAAGCAGGTCGCGAAATTAGCAAAAGCCTTGATGGTTACTTGCGGTATGTATAATGCATCTGGAAAATTTGCTGCATTTATCGGGCTACCTGCTAAAAGTGGTGTTTCTGGCGCAATTCTGGCAGCTGTACCTAGTCATGCCAGCATGAATTCACCGTTTCCTGATGGCTGTGGTATTGGCATTTATGGACCAGCGATTGATCCAATCGGCAATAGTGTGGCAGGAGTAAAACTATTGAAGCAACTTGCAACTGAATGGAATATGAATATATTTTAA
- a CDS encoding rhodanese-like domain-containing protein: MDILITIGVVLVVLIAYIGINAMRLKKAVTNLTQEQFIEGYRKAQLIDVREQKEFDAGHILGARNVPSTTLRQRYKEIRPDLPVYLYCQNTGRSSRAALFLKKRGYNQIYQLQGGFRTWTGKIKTKK; encoded by the coding sequence TTGGACATACTTATCACAATCGGTGTTGTTTTAGTAGTCCTAATTGCATATATCGGAATAAATGCAATGCGACTAAAAAAAGCAGTGACAAACCTAACACAAGAACAATTTATTGAAGGCTATCGTAAAGCTCAGCTTATCGACGTACGAGAGCAGAAAGAATTTGATGCTGGCCATATCCTTGGTGCTCGTAATGTTCCTTCAACTACACTACGTCAACGTTATAAAGAAATTCGCCCAGATTTACCAGTATATTTATACTGCCAAAATACAGGCCGTAGCTCACGTGCTGCATTGTTTCTTAAAAAGCGTGGCTACAACCAAATTTATCAGCTTCAAGGTGGCTTCCGTACTTGGACAGGTAAAATAAAAACAAAAAAATAA